A single Elephas maximus indicus isolate mEleMax1 chromosome 2, mEleMax1 primary haplotype, whole genome shotgun sequence DNA region contains:
- the LOC126070179 gene encoding interferon-inducible GTPase 1-like isoform X1 translates to MGHILSSTSYNEEHQNLASSMNAYFMNFKVENKIISEETINLITFNLEKGYIDSVGTVIDDVLKEIDSAPLNIAVTGESGVGKSSFINALRGVGYEEEDAAPTDVVETTMKATPYKHPRFPHVTLWDLPGIGTTNFRPQDYLQKVKFDEYDFFIIISATRFKENDAQLAKAIKGMKKNFYFVRTKVDIDLQNEQKSKPKNFERGEILQKIRNNCLVSFRQLKMDEPQIFLVSTHDVSKYDFPILIDTLLKDLPAQKRHMFMLSLPNVTKEAIERKRGSLGQKIWLEALKAGAWATLPMVGIFSDNDIKKLEASLKEYRVLFGVDDITLQNVAEKLQVRVEGLQAIIESPNLLEKKKGEPREERLLKYVERFCSASGTLLGADLHFRETFYLQLHFLDTVANDARTLLKKTVSETKLTCHWNKSI, encoded by the coding sequence ATGGGTCATATTCTCTCTTCTACTTcttataatgaagaacaccaaaatttGGCCTCCAGTATGAATGCATATTTTATGAATTTCAAGGTGGAAAACAAAATCATCTCTGAGGAAACCATCAATTTGATCACATTCAACTTGGAAAAAGGTTACATTGATAGTGTGGGTACTGTAATTGATGATGTACTAAAAGAAATTGATAGTGCCCCACTGAATATTGCTGTGACAGGGGAGTCTGGTGTAGGAAAATCCAGCTTCATCAATGCCCTGAGAGGAGTTGGGTATGAAGAAGAAGATGCGGCCCCCACTGATGTGGTAGAGACGACCATGAAGGCAACTCCATACAAACACCCACGTTTTCCCCATGTGACACTTTGGGACTTGCCTGGCATTGGGACCACTAATTTCCGACCACAGGATTATCTGCAGAAAGTAAAATTTGATGAATACGACTTCTTTATCATCATTTCTGCTACACGCTTCAAGGAAAATGATGCACAACTTGCCAAGGCCATTAAAGGTATGAAGAAAAATTTCTACTTCGTTAGAACCAAGGTGGACATCGATTTACAGAATGAACAGAAAAGTAAACCAAAGAACTTTGAAAGAGGAGAAATCCTGCAGAAGATCCGAAACAATTGCTTGGTCTCTTTTAGGCAGCTTAAGATGGACGAACCACAAATCTTCTTGGTCTCCACCCATGATGTATCTAAGTATGATTTCCCAATCCTGATAGACACCCTATTAAAAGAtctccctgctcaaaaacgacatATGTTTATGCTCTCCCTGCCCAATGTTACTAAGGAAGCCATTGAAAGAAAGAGGGGTTCTCTGGGGCAGAAGATCTGGCTGGAAGCCTTGAAGGCTGGAGCGTGGGCCACCTTGCCTATGGTGGGCATCTTCAGTGATAATGACATAAAGAAGCTGGAGGCAAGTTTAAAGGAATATCGAGTTCTCTTTGGGGTGGATGACATTACTCTGCAAAATGTGGCTGAGAAGTTGCAAGTGCGTGTGGAGGGACTCCAGGCAATCATCGAATCTCCAAatttgttggaaaaaaagaaaggtgaaccaagAGAGGAAAGGCTTTTGAAATATGTGGAGAGGTTCTGCTCAGCTAGTGGAACTCTCCTTGGTGCAGATCTCCACTTTAGAGAAACCTTCTATTTGCAACTTCATTTCCTTGACACGGTGGCCAATGATGCTAGAACTCTGCTTAAAAAGACAGTTTCAGAAACGAAGCTGACTTGTCACTGGAATAAATCTATCTGA